AAGTTCAGaacgtccaaaatgatctcagaacGGAGCCCTAGCAAATGCCTCTAGCGCTTTGAGAGGACGGTGGTCCTTGCAGCGTCACGTATCAGGTCGAGTTTATTCAAGATCAGGAGGAGGATGTCATCTGGAAGGGTGATTAGCCTGTCATTGTCGCCCTCCTGTTCGtgctccctgcactagcatttatAATGAACTCCCTAAGAAAGGTAAGAAATCATCTCGCgatcaagaagagaaagttttgatagccaaatcacaaccactccaatcccaagatttagctgtcAATTCCAAACCACCAATACTCCAAAATCCCCCAATAGAGGAAGGAAATCCACCTTTCGAAATCgctattgaaattaaggatgacctctttggtgctgattttgggagaacattaaattctcatcttTATAGGAGACATttgagtgaatataattcaaatcctctcaagaagagatCTCTCAGGAAGCATCCTTATTTCCGTATATGGTCGTACAAGACTCACATATATTATGATTATAAAATATGGTGTGACCTGTGAGTGTTCTCAAGGTAAACTGGGAACTGGGATTTTTAATCTCGTGTGATGTGATTCAGCTAGCAGCCTGAAAGTTAATATGCCCACACTGAAAGATAATGATCTATATTATGTGTTTATCCAGGGTATTATTTCCCGTAAGCCACGATATGAGATGGCTCAGGAGTCAGGCCGCAACATCCAAGGCTGAATCTGAGAATGCAGGAAGAGATTAATCTTCTACTGGACGATCCACCTTATGAGGAATGACGACACCGATATCGCACTTGAGTACTTGACGGCCTTATTCAGTTCCTCAAGGGAAAGAAGGGTGATGCCAAGGATAGCGAAGGTGAAAATGTGGAGACTGTGACAAAAGAGGACGAGAaagagatgatgaagaagaaaaagatgCCCCAGTCGGTCAAAATCTCAATGATGCAGGCAAACAATGATGCCAAAGTAGTGTGCATATCAGATATTAGTACCATATCACTAGTGCCAGAATAATCTTCCAAAAATGTACTGTTTTGATATTAATATGTTTGAAACTGCTGAGTACTCCGGTATTATGATCCTTTGTTTCCTTCATAGAACCATATCACATTGTAAAGTACATATAGGCCCCGTTGTATTCAGATGAGTATATGCAGCAACTTTAAAATGTCATTTTATATAAACAATCAATGATGTCAAAACCTACAGACTACAGGGCGTTTGCATAGACACTGCTTCTCACAACAGATCAATCTTCAGAATTGGGGTTCACCACATTTTCTCCTTGTAGCTCACTTTCTTCACGTAGATCATATTCAACAACTAGACCAAGATTATCAACAAACTTGTGGTACACCTGGCACCCTGCACACTGTTTGTGTAGTGTATGTTAGAACATAACTTTACAGCATGTGTAAGGAAACGTCAATCATACGAATGTGGGCTTGTCTCATACAGCTCCAAAATGAGCAAAGCAGTAGATTTGGAGATTGCATTTGCACATAAATAAAGACATGGGACAAAGTTTACCTTAAGAAAAATTGTCCCTCTTTCATAGGCTACTCTGTTTATCAAGCGCTTTGTCCTTTCACCACATGCATTGCATATAAATTGAACAAGCAAGCTTCTTCTGGGAAGCTTTATATCAATAGTGGCTTcctgaaacaacaaaacaaaacTTACATTTAGGACATTGTGGCCTAAAAACTAGTCTGTTGTTTGCCGCTTCACTATTCAATCTACCAGCGAATTGAGCACTTATTAAGTTATTATTCATTTCTGAAACTAGTTTGTTCCTCAATCAGCAAGCAATTTGTTACATTGTCTTAAATGCAATAAATCGCTGaattatatataatataaaatacTAGACCCCATCGTTGTTTCTTTTTTGTATTTTCACGTATGTATGCTATCAACCTACCAAATTTACAATTTACAAAATGTGTTTTCTTTTGAATGCCATAATCTACAAGACACCCAAGCAATGAATTACCTACAAGAAATGTACACAAAGTACAATCTCAGGAAAGAATAAGCAATTTCAAATGAACACCACAAGGTTGTGTTCATAGATAGTTTGCTAAAGCCAATCAGCCAGCCAATGGATAAGGAAGATATGGTGCTAGAAACCCACAATTATTCTGACAATATGAATCATTAAAGTTGATATCGAGTAGCTAGCAACCTACATCAACATATCAGGTTGAATCTCGTCAGTTATCCAATttcagggcctgtttagttccccatTTTAGCCAAAACTTTTGCTGTTTTATCTCATCTTTTGGCAAAATGAATCTAAACACCATAGGCAAAAACAGCAAAACTTGGGCTACAAAACTTTTGGCATTTGGGACCCAAGAGACCCAAAACTGGGCAAAAAAACGTCTTGGGAGCGCGTGCTGTGTCTGCATGGCTAAAGTTTTGTCATGCATCTAAACACCAAATGCCAAAAGTTTGAATGGCAAAAGTTTTGCAGCATAAGATTAGGGGCAAAAGTTTTGCCATTCCAAAAGCATCTAAACACCCCCTCAATAAACAGCTGGTCCAAAAGCCCAAGCAATTACTGTTTCCCCCACGGCTGGTGGGCTACCTAATCCAGTCCACTCCCTGATCGCCTCCACTAAACAATTCCAAGGAACATGGAGCATCCATAACCCAAACCAATTCGCTCCTGATGATCTGGAAACATCACAGAGAGGAAGGAGAGAGAGCCGATGTCCATATTGACTGGGCCAGCCCGTTAACCAGTTTAGACAGCCCATTGTCTGTATTTACCCCGGTCAGCCTTCGGGTTGTGGGCTGTGGCCTTTTTATCACTGTCCCAAAACTGCTGTGCTCGAAACAACAATG
The nucleotide sequence above comes from Miscanthus floridulus cultivar M001 chromosome 18, ASM1932011v1, whole genome shotgun sequence. Encoded proteins:
- the LOC136524631 gene encoding uncharacterized protein, producing the protein MPLLFRAQQFWDSDKKATAHNPKADRVEAIREWTGLGSPPAVGETEATIDIKLPRRSLLVQFICNACGERTKRLINRVAYERGTIFLKCAGCQVYHKFVDNLGLVVEYDLREESELQGENVVNPNSED